Proteins from a single region of Bombus huntii isolate Logan2020A chromosome 2, iyBomHunt1.1, whole genome shotgun sequence:
- the LOC126878166 gene encoding hymenoptaecin-like, with translation MKFIVLALFCMAAYAAAQEIEPEAVEEYYGSPRFRRHADPQGSLVINGQKPLSGPDRRPSLDVDYHQRVYDRNGVNADAYGGLNIRPGQPAQPHLGVQIGREYKNGFIRGYGQAERGPGGRISPSFGIGGGFRFRRNVDDMMSEELGY, from the exons ATGAAATTCATCGTACTGGCTCTCTTCTGCATGGCTGCATACGCCGCTGCTCAAGAAATTGAACCTGAAGCTGTGGAAGAATACTAC GGCTCTCCTCGTTTTCGACGACACGCCGACCCTCAAGGGTCCCTCGTTATCAATGGACAGAAACCATTGAGCGGACCGGATCGTCGCCCATCCTTGGACGTCGATTATCATCAACGCGTCTACGACAGAAACGGAGTGAACGCGGACGCTTACGGTGGACTGAATATTCGTCCCGGACAGCCTGCTCAACCACACTTGGGTGTCCAAATCGGGCGTGAATACAAGAACGGCTTCATCAGGGGATACGGCCAGGCTGAACGCGGTCCTGGCGGCAGAATCTCGCCCAGCTTCGGCATTGGTGGTGGATTCAGATTCAGACGCAACGTCGATGACATGATGTCAGAGGAACTAGGATATTAG
- the LOC126878096 gene encoding chaoptin gives MHLATMVKVGYALMIFTLLMMMWASLVRMHELPVQYPPCFFNPLCTCSKAIPDLGIVTCYNVPMPRIPQPINSSKVFMLQLENNGLMFLQPQFLMNTGLYNLRIKHNPLADIPDEAFLGLERSLWELELPYNRLEKVPSRSFRHLQKLQFLDLTGNKISKITPDNWRGLENSLQKLRLGRNAIDKLPADAFAGLTYLDMLDLRENNLKEIDPSVFRDGMAHLIYLYLNGNQLTHIPYAQLSSLKRMKVLDLSYNRISKMLNQQQESEIRGLQLSLDILRLDYNQIETLISGDFQHFHKVNRTYLDGNPLTMVQEGTFRDSRIRELYFSDCDLMEVNSPDLAGLETSLELLDLSGNNITSLSSPIFQEYDFLRTLIFRENKIQTFSPAEVFNGFQYSLYNLDLSGRENSVVSLQDLRQMRNMRFLSISRMPQSTLSSDDFMEYGMDIKELRIVQSNLNTIKAHAFMHVRGIKYLDFSENSISSIEDEAFSEVGHSLLTLRMSHGFSSSVSEVPNAPFKFLTNLQHLDFSNNKIKSLPDTSFHFLKRIKRIELQDNEIDNIRKGTFQGDIHSYLEEVNFSFNMIKTILTHTFVDLPKLTMINLEDNAIDRIERRAFMNMKLLKYINLRGNKIKDITDEAFQNLPDLEFLDFAYNDLTEFDFASFDQVGTLSSFKVNASHNEIPKLWINSTTFTPPTTIGGTIQSNIKVLDLSYNNISDIMKYYFKPVEYSLTHLYLSHNQLSNVTQGVFGNMPHLQWLDLSHNELMEIDFDCLRNTRNIQVLLLSWNNIMDIPAEALRPLKKLRIVDLSHNKLRSLPDNMFSDANIESLDLSHNQFMRLPIKTMSISAAASLSMLDLSWNTLSGIHTTDAIFRLRSLTWLDLSYNRLVRLDDGVFSDLPYLTHLDLSHNKQLLLESRGRTFHGLEDSLLYLDLSNISLLSVPELPLRRLQTLYLAHNELASIPAEMASNLTSLHYLDLSANDLTVVPLITHTLPELKTFNIADNPITAVSNTSFLGIADSLEELDIRRLSLMTFESGALCKATKLRKLYITAYNGVKNFNFPNILEYNNGLRHLVIDVQNDTNLEKEMKGKFPNKLFNITLTGRALKEINPDILRGIRNPHLHFGMYNTSVSTVPKQMFENAEWVRNVTIHLRHNDARTIHNPSNGYKPGVPGKRFLLKLTVRGSYFTCDCDIGWMESWQRKHRQYQEDRCTTYSEFKNFERDEEDDEFDCWDNDWDDDLRETFCLNKNNVSVLDALKTDLECGWGAASYIHAPRHLLLFFSVIFPALVY, from the exons ATG CATTTGGCAACGATGGTGAAAGTGGGTTATGCTCTGATGATATTTACCCTGTTGATGATGATGTGGGCGTCCTTGGTTCGGATGCACGAGCTTCCGGTCCAATATCCACCGTGTTTCTTCAACCCTCTTTGCACTTGTTCGAAAGCCATCCCGGATTTGGGTATCGTCACCTGTTACAACGTGCCGATGCCGCGGATACCTCAGCCGATAAATTCCTCCAAAGTGTTCATGCTGCAGTTGGAGAACAACGGATTGATGTTTCTTCAGCCACAGTTTCTTATGAACACAG GTCTGTACAATCTACGGATCAAACATAATCCCCTGGCCGACATCCCGGACGAAGCTTTCCTAGGGCTTGAGAGATCGTTATGGGAGCTCGAATTACCCTACAATCGCCTAGAGAAGGTTCCCAGCAGGTCGTTCAGACATTTGCAGAAATTGCAATTTCTCGATCTGACAG GTAACAAAATATCAAAGATCACGCCGGATAATTGGCGTGGTCTTGAGAATTCTTTGCAAAAACTGCGATTGGGACGAAACGCGATCGACAAACTTCCGGCGGATGCATTCGCGGGCCTCACTTACTTGGACATGCTCGATTTACGCGAAAATAATCTGAAAGAAATCGATCCTTCCGTGTTCAGAGATGGCATGGCGCATCTGATATATCTGTACCTGAATGGAAATCAATTGACCCATATTCCCTATGCGCAATTGTCGTCTCTGAAGCGTATGAAGGTGTTGGATCTTAGTTACAACAGAATATCGAAGATGTTAAACCAGCAACAGGAGTCGGAAATCAGAGGGCTGCAGTTGTCCCTGGATATACTGCGATTGGATTATAATCAAATCGAAACTCTGATATCTGGTGATTTCCAGCATTTTCATAAAGTTAACCGAACTTATCTCGATGGTAATCCTTTAACTATGGTACAG GAGGGTACGTTCAGGGATTCGAGAATACGGGAACTTTATTTCAGTGATTGCGATCTAATGGAGGTGAATTCTCCTGATTTGGCTGGCTTGGAGACGTCCCTGGAATTATTGGATCTCTCCGGGAATAATATCACTTCTCTCTCGAGTCCTATCTTCCAAGAATACGATTTTTTACGTACTTTGATCTTCCGTGAGAACAAGATTCAAACGTTTTCGCCAG CCGAGGTATTCAATGGTTTCCAATATTCTCTGTACAATCTGGACCTGAGCGGCAGAGAAAACAGCGTGGTGTCCCTTCAGGATTTACGACAAATGCGGAACATGCGGTTCCTTTCAATCTCGCGAATGCCACAATCAACGTTATCGTCGGACGATTTTATGGAATACGGAATGGACATCAAGGAACTTCGTATAGTCCAAAGCAACCTGAATACCATCAAGGCTCATGCTTTCATGCACGTTCGCGGAATCAAGTATTTGGACTTCTCGGAGAACTCGATATCCTCGATAGAAGACGAAGCTTTCTCCGAG GTTGGACATTCGCTTCTAACGTTGAGGATGTCTCATGGTTTCTCTTCCTCCGTTTCTGAAGTGCCAAACGCGCCATTTAAGTTTCTGACGAACCTGCAGCACCTTGATTTTAGCAACAACAAAATTAAATCACTGCCAGATACGTCTTTCCATTTTTTGAAGAGGATCAAACGAATAGAATTGCAGGACAACGAAATCGATAATATCAGGAAAGGAACGTTTCAG GGCGACATACATTCGTACCTGGAAGAGGTGAATTTCTCCTTCAACATGATCAAAACGATTCTAACCCACACGTTCGTCGACCTACCAAAATTAACGATGATAAATTTAGAAGACAATGCTATAGATAGAATCGAGAGGCGGGCGTTCATGAACATGAAGCTGTTGAAGTATATCAACCTACGGGGTAACAAGATAAAAGATATCACGGACGAAGCCTTCCAG aatCTGCCAGATTTGGAGTTCCTCGACTTCGCGTACAACGACCTAACCGAGTTCGATTTTGCCTCGTTCGATCAAgtgggaacgttgtcctcgtTCAAAGTTAACGCCAGCCACAATGAAATCCCGAAATTATGGATCAACAGCACTACGTTTACACCGCCCACCACCA TTGGCGGCACGATTCAATCGAACATCAAGGTCCTCGACCTCAGCTATAACAATATATCCGACATAATGAAGTACTACTTCAAACCAGTCGAATACTCCTTGACGCATCTGTATTTATCTCACAATCAACTGAGCAACGTGACCCAAGGTGTCTTTGGAAATATGCCGCACCTACAGTGGCTAGACCTGAGCCACAACGAGCTGATGGAAATCGACTTCGACTGCTTGAGAAACACCAGGAACATCCAAGTGCTTCTCCTCTCTTGGAACAATATCATGGACATACCGGCAGAGGCGCTCAGACCGCTGAAGAAACTGAGAATCGTCGATCTTTCTCATAACAAACTGAGATCGCTGCCAGACAATATGTTTTCAGACGCCAATATCGAAAGTTTGGATTTGTCTCACAATCAGTTCATGAGGCTACCGATAAAGACCATGTCCATCTCAGCTGCAGCCAGTTTATCCATGTTGGATCTGTCTTGGAACACCTTGTCGGGCATTCACACGACAGACGCGATATTTAGATTACGA AGCCTAACGTGGCTAGATCTGTCTTACAATCGATTAGTCAGACTCGATGATGGTGTGTTCTCCGATCTGCCCTATTTAACTCATCTCGATTTGAGTCACAACAAACAACTACTTCTGGAATCACGCGGAAGAACGTTCCACGGTTTAGAGGACTCGCTTTTGTATCTTGATCTAAGCAATATTTCGCTCTTAAGT GTGCCAGAATTGCCACTGCGACGATTACAAACGTTGTATCTGGCTCACAATGAGTTGGCATCGATACCAGCGGAAATGGCATCGAATTTAACGTCCCTTCATTACTTGGACCTAAGTGCCAATGATCTGACAGTGGTGCCACTGATCACGCACACCCTACCTGAATTGAAAACTTTCAATATAGCGGATAATCCGATCACGGCCGTTAGCAATACTAGTTTCTTAGGTATCGCGGATAGTCTCGAGGAACTGGATATACGAAGACTGTCTTTGATGACCTTCGAG AGCGGAGCACTGTGCAAAGCTACAAAACTCCGCAAGTTATATATAACCGCTTACAACGGCGtgaagaatttcaatttcccCAACATTCTCGAGTACAACAACGGCTTGAGGCATCTGGTCATCGAT GTACAGAATGACACGAACTtggagaaagaaatgaaaggaaaattCCCCAACAAACTGTTCAATATAACGTTGACTGGTCGAGCGTTGAAGGAAATAAACCCAGATATATTGCGA GGCATAAGAAATCCGCACTTGCACTTCGGCATGTACAACACAAGCGTGAGCACCGTGCCCAAGCAAATGTTTGAAAACGCGGAATGGGTAAGAAACGTGACGATTCATCTTCGTCACAACGACGCGCGAACTATTCACAATCCGTCTAACGGGTACAAGCCAGGCGTGCCAGGGAAACGATTTCTATTGAAACTCACGGTGAGGGGAAGCTATTTCACCTGCGATTGCGACATCGG ATGGATGGAATCCTGGCAGAGGAAGCACAGACAATACCAAGAAGACCGCTGCACTACCTACAGCGAGTTCAAGAACTTCGAACGAGACGAAGAAGACGACGAGTTCGATTGTTGGGACAACGATTGGGACGACGATCTTCGGGAAACATTTTGCCTGAACAAAAATAACGTGTCGGTGCTGGACGCGTTAAAGACCGATCTGGAATGTGGATGGGGTGCCGCGAGTTACATTCACGCGCCTCgtcatcttcttcttttcttttccgtTATTTTCCCAGCACTCGTCTATTAG
- the LOC126878123 gene encoding lysophospholipid acyltransferase 6, translated as MTTTMEDYYDGSRTFSWLADFIDVPIDQMNFLLTQFTALILAGFLRTFLSPVAVTAATRHVFGLVIGLALGYFCFGRQAIHLAGLPALCYIAMRTQNPRNIQRVVLTTAMLYLSCVHYHRQMYNYGSYTLDITGPLMVITQKVTSLAYSIHDGLTRREEELTPTQRYQAVKKMPTTLEYFSYVFHFQALMAGPVIFYRDYIDFIHGRNLTGARALTGCDKNSAHYDEIVLEPSPTPVVIKKVIVSLLCAAMFVTFIPTYPIQKLKDDDFLENTTVFYKMWFLMVTTMLVRFKYYHAWIFADAICNNSGIGFNGYDKNGEPKWDLASNVDVYGFEMSLNMRDSIEHWNKGTNRWLRSIVYERTQYNKLLFTYALSALWHGFYPGYYLTFANGAFFTMVSRITRRNIRPYFLGSKGMKFLYDALTFTTTRVLMAYMTFSFILLEFVPSVKMYLYVYLIPHIIGLTLLVIAPRLPKIPSHKKVTEKESKTSQELINGTARKSM; from the exons ATGAATTTTCTACTAACACAGTTCACAGCACTGATATTGGCTGGGTTTTTGAGAACGTTTCTTAGTCCAGTTGCCGTGACAGCAGCCACCAGACATGTATTTGGTCTCGTCATCGGCCTTGCGCTTGGATATTTCTGCTTCGGCAG GCAGGCGATTCACCTTGCAGGCCTCCCAGCCTTATGTTACATAGCAATGCGCACACAAAATCCTCGTAATATACAGAG AGTTGTGTTAACAACGGCGATGCTCTACTTATCTTGCGTGCATTACCATCGACAGATGTACAATTATGGCTCGTACACACTCGATATCACTG GGCCACTTATGGTGATAACGCAGAAAGTGACCAGCCTTGCGTACAGCATACATGATGGGTTAACGCGACGTGAAGAGGAACTCACGCCAACGCAACGTTATCAAGCCGTGAA AAAGATGCCGACGACGTTAGAGTACTTCAGCTACGTCTTCCATTTTCAAGCGTTGATGGCTGGGCCGGTGATATTTTATCGTGATTACATCGATTTTATTCATGGACGTAATCTAACTGGAGCAAGAGCTTTGACG gGCTGTGATAAAAATTCCGCTCACTACGACGAGATAGTCCTGGAACCGTCTCCGACACCGGTCGTAATAAAAAAGGTCATAGTGAGCTTATTGTGCGCGGCTATGTTCGTGACTTTCATTCCAACATACCCGATTCAGAAGCTAAAAG ACGATGACTTCCTCGAGAATACCACGGTGTTTTATAAAATGTGGTTCCTGATGGTGACCACTATGCTAGTTCGCTTTAAATACTATCACGCGTGGATCTTCGCCGATGCCATTTGCAATAATTCCGGGATTGGGTTCAACGGTTATGACAAGAATGGCGAACCCAAATGGGATCTAGCTTCCAATGTTGATGTTTATGGGTTTGAG ATGTCTCTGAATATGAGGGACAGTATCGAACACTGGAATAAAGGAACCAATAGGTGGCTTAGGTCGATTGTATATGAAAGGACACAGTACAATAAACTTCTGTTCACGTACGCTCTTTCTGCCTTATGGCATGGTTTTTACCCCGGTTACTATTTAACATTCGCCAATGGAGCCTTTTTTACCATGGTGTCACGCATT ACTCGTCGTAACATACGACCATACTTCCTAGGGTCCAAGGGGATGAAGTTCCTATACGATGCGCTTACGTTCACTACAACGCGAGTCTTAATGGCCTATATGACATTCAGCTTTATACTCTTGGAATTTGTACCAAGTGTGAAAATGTACCT GTATGTATACCTGATTCCACATATAATCGGTTTAACTTTACTCGTGATCGCACCACGTCTTCCGAAAATTCCGTCGCACAAGAAAGTAACTGAAAAGGAATCGAAAACTTCTCAGGAATTAATCAACGGAACTGCGCGTAAATCCATGTGA
- the LOC126878227 gene encoding uncharacterized protein LOC126878227 produces the protein MCTESDQAVNNRASCFLNMNDSQNQNSFDFVPKSDYNEKWYLENKCLFHNQQYLEGDKYGTKKLCTECPTPCDLCSHFKEKFKSKTDGNNLNERSGDWKCDEELGKKSLKCIVQDPPITEWKWKNPYSVSDFDRSKRWSRRSFTSEICFPFEGDDVITNLLRDLHNKDSLKDHTKNNFLYNFREYLVRYQESCGVPRTEYSFWALINTMGQATGRSFLALLYVILNIIPVVEVFLYLLRFVLDKVISISNSKDFRQTVTRCLIFTTELFSVYVCLIFIFGFIVLPIVHMVIDIVAKIMLYN, from the exons ATGTGTACCGAAAGTGATCAAGCCGTGAACAATCGTGCATCCTGCTTTTTGAATATGAACGATTCACAGAATCAGAACAGTTTCGATTTTGTACCAAAGTCTGATTATAATGAGAAGTGGTATCTGGAAAATAAATGTCTTTTTCATAATCAACAA TACCTCGAAGGGGACAAATATGGAACGAAGAAATTATGCACGGAGTGTCCAACGCCGTGTGATCTTTGTTCGCatttcaaagaaaaattcaagTCGAAAACAGatggaaataatttaaatgagaGATCAGGCGATTGGAAATGTGACGAAGAGCTTGGAAAGAAATCTTTGAAATGTATCGTACAGGATCCTCCGATTAccgaatggaaatggaaaaatcCTTACAGTGTTTCTGATTTTGATCGATCGAAACGTTGGTCTCGACGTAGTTTTACTTCAG AAATCTGTTTTCCTTTCgaaggggatgacgttataacgaatttgtTACGCGATCTGCATAACAAAGATTCCCTAAAAGATCATACGAAGAACaatttcttgtataatttCCGCGAATACTTGGTCAGATATCAGGAATCTTGTGGCGTACCACGAACAGAATATTCTTTTTGGGCTCTTATTAATACGATGGGTCAAGCAACAGGTCGATCTTTTCTTGCATTGTTGTATGTCATACTGAACATTATACCTGTTGTCGAG GTATTCCTATACTTATTGCGATTCGTTCTGGACAAAGTGATTAGCATAAGCAACAGCAAAGATTTCCGGCAGACGGTGACTCGATGTTTAATATTCACGACAGAATTATTTAGTGTTTATGTAtgtctaatatttatattcggtTTTATCGTCTTACCGATTGTACACATGGTAATTGATATAGTAGCAAAGATCATGCTCTACAATTAA